AGTACTTTTCATACCAGGAGATTCTAATTGGAAAATTCCATTAGTTTTGGCTTGTGAAAGTAGAATATTGGTTTTTAAATTATATGTCGGCACATTTTCAAATTTAATATCTAAGTTTAAATTTTCCTTTATTAAAACCAAAATATCTTTTACCACTGATAAGTTTTTTAATCCTAATAAGTCTATTTTTAGTAAACCAAAGTTTTCTAAGTGTTCCATCGTAAATTGCGTTTCTAACAAATTATTTTCTGTGTAAAGAGTAGGAACAAAATTATTAATTTCCTTGTTACTTATAACTATTCCGGCCGCATGAGTACCATGTTGTCTAGGTAAACCTTCTATTTGTTTTGCTATATTATAAACTTCTAAATATTTTGCATTGGAGTTTATTTTAGCCTTTATTTTAGGGATTGCTTCGTATGATTCTTCTAAAGAAATATCATTTTTAAATAATTTTGTTATTTCATTAACTTCAGAAACAGAAATGCCTTTAACTCTCGCTATGTCTCTAAATGCCATTTTTGCACCTAAAGTTTGAAAGGTAGCGATTAATGCTACATTTTTTTCTCCATATTTATTAAATAAGTATTTTATAACTTCATCTCTTCTAGTATCTTGAATGTCAATATCAATATCAGGCATTGAAACTCTTTTAGGGTTTAAAAATCTTTCAAAGTATAAGTCATATTTTAAAGGATTAACTTCGGTAATATCTAGAACATAGGAAATTAAAGAACCAGAAACAGAACCTCTTCCTGGGCCTATAAATATTCCTTGTTCTTTTGCTCATTTTATTAAATCCCAAATAATTAAAAAGTAATCTGCAAATCCTAGATTTTCTATAATTTCTAATTCATACTTTATTCTTTGTAAACTATCTTTATATTTTTTTAATTCTTCTTCTTTTAGTTTTAAATTTTCTTTTACTATTTTTTTTAAAAAAGTATTAGAATCTAAATTTAAATTATTTCTAAATTTGGGTAAAGTATTTCTTATTTTAGGAAAAACTATATCTATTTCTCTAATTATTTTTTCAATTCTTTCTTTTATAATTTCATCTAAAATTACTTCTTCTGTAAAATAATTATAAAAATTATTTGATTCTAAACTTTTACCACTTATTTGTAATAAAGATTCTAAAACTTTGTTTTCATCTTTAGAAAACATTCTATTTTCCTTTATAAAAATAGAATTTTCTTTATTGAGGTCATTTGTAGAAATAAAATAATTTTTAATATTTAATTCTTCTTTGTTCTTTGCAAAATAACCAAAGATAGGGTGATCAATTACAATAATATTTTCATTATCTAGCATAGATAAATTTATATATTTTTTTTCATAGTATAAAGAACTTAATTTAGATAAATGAATGAATCCTTCATAATTTTTAGCCAAAATTATAAAACGGTAGTTTTCTACATCTAAATCGATTCCGATTATCGGTTTAATTCCATTAGATTTACACTCTTCTAAAAAATACGCTATACCAAACATAGAATTTCTATCTGTCAAAGACAAAAAAGGTATATTTTCCTTTTTAGCATATTCAACCATTTTTTTTATAGTTAAAGTAGATTCTAAAAAAGAATATTCACTAATATTATGCAAATTATATTTATTATTCAAAATTCCTCCATCTTTATAAAGTAAATAATTTGATAAAAAAAAGGAATTGGGATTCCTTTAGGTCAAAAATGATATGGCGCGCCCGAGAGGAGTCGAACCCCTAACCTTTTGGGCCGTAACCAAACACTCTGTCCAGTTGAGCTACGGGCGCTTTGGAGGCACCAACCGGATTCGAACCGGTAATCAGGGTGTTGCAGACCCATGCCTTGGCCGTTTGGCTATGGTGCCATAAATACATTTTAAATTATACAATAAATAAAATTTTATTTAAAAGAATTTAAAATTTTCGCAACTCCTCCCCGTCGTTTTCTGGGTCCAACTGTGTCCGCTATTTCCCTTAGTCTTTTTGAGCCGCTTTTTAAAGCAATTAAATTGCCTACAATATTTTTTGTAGATGAATCATTCATAGAATCTCCTATATGCATAGAATTTGAAAGATCTATGTTTAATAAATCCGCTATTTTTTTAGCAGCATTACCTTTGGAACAACCTTTTTTTGTAATTTCTATTGCAAAGTTTTTACCTACAACTTTAGCTTCAACTTCATTAGAAAACTTTGTGTTTAATAGATTCAAAATTTTTTTAATTTTCTTTTTAGATCTACTAATTAATAATATTTTATTTAATTCTTTTGAAAAAAAATCAGAATATTTTTTAGGCTCGAAATGTGAAAATCAAGAAAAAACTCTGTTTCAAACACCTCTTCCATATATTATTTCACCAGGATTTGCTACAAATGTAATTTTTAAATCCTGTACCTCTTTTAATATAATTTCTACAACATCGCTTGAAATTTTAGAATTTTCTAATTCTTTAAAATTTTTATCAAGAATAATAGAACCATTTTGGCATACAACAAACTCTGCATTAATATTTAAAGCTATATTTCTTACCTCATTTGAAAAAACTCTACCTGTTGATATTACAACAGGATGATCTTTGGAGTATTTCAAAACTGCATTTTTATTTTTTTCACTCATCCTAGCCCAAACACCAATACCTTTATCAAGTAATGTTCCGTCTAAGTCTAAGAAAAGTAAATTCGGCTTTTTAATTGGAGTTTTCATTATTCAATTATACTTATAAAATTTATAAATTGTGATAAAATATAGTTGTTTTTTAAAGTAGAAAGGAAAAAATGTTCCCATTTAAATCTCAAAATTTTAATGGAAATATAGATCTTGCAATTCTTGTTAATCTAATAATTTATATATCAATTCTTTTAGTTATACCTATAAGTATTGTTTTATTAATTGCAAAAATCAAGCCTACAATTAAAAAAAGCACTAACATTTATTTATACGCTTTAAGTGCTGGAATGCTTTTAATAATTGGAACTGTTGGTTTTTTAAGAGAAAGTTATGAAGTTTTAGAACGCAATATTCACGAACAAGCTTATTTAGCGGACTTTTTAGAAGCTAATGAATTAAATGAACAATTTTTAGTACTTTTAATTGTGGGTTCTGGTTCATTTATAGGAATAAGTAGTATTTTTGTTGTTAGATATTTCTTTGTTAGATTTTTTGGAGTTTCTGAATCTCATCAAAATCATGATGAACATGGTCACCATGATCATATTGTAAACTTTGCAGATATTGATAATCCGAAATCAGCTTGATTAGCTATACTTCTATTATTATCGCATAGAACTATAGATGGTTTTATTTTAGGTGCTACAGTTGCTAAAATGAGTTCAGGTGAACCTTTAAATATTGGACTGATAGTTACTTTTAATATCCATATAATTATTGAAATTTTAATTGTTTATTATAGACAAGTGCAATATGGACAAACAATAAAAAAAGCTGTTATATATAATTTAATTACAACTTTACTTTTAGTACCAATTATGACAATAGGTGCTTTTATAAATAGATTTTTAAATTCAGTTTGGTGATTATTACCTCTAATAAATTCATCTGGTGGTTCGATTTTAACTTTTGTTGTTGTAATTGAATTAACTCCAGAATTTATTCATTTAAGAAATAGAACAAAAAAAGAATGATATTTAGCATTAATTGCATTTGCTATCGGTATAATTATGACATTAATGTTATTGGCATTTCACAGTCATAGTTAATATTAAACAAAAATGAAAAACACACAAAATAATGTGTGTTTTATTTTATTTATTTTTGATTTTGTATTTTAATTTTTCTATAGTTTTTATTACATCTTCACTTATTTTATCAGCTAAAATAACTTCAAAGTCTTTAGAATTAACTCTAGAAAAGGCATTTTCATCAAAACTTTTTAGCGTGGAAGGGAGATAAATTTTTTTAAAGGAAGTTAAATTATTTAAAAAATCTCTAGGAATTTTTTCTATTCCTTCTGGAATAATTATTTCTTCAATATTTTTATTAAATGAAAAATCATTTTGTTTTAGC
This genomic interval from Mesomycoplasma molare contains the following:
- the dnaE gene encoding DNA polymerase III subunit alpha — its product is MNNKYNLHNISEYSFLESTLTIKKMVEYAKKENIPFLSLTDRNSMFGIAYFLEECKSNGIKPIIGIDLDVENYRFIILAKNYEGFIHLSKLSSLYYEKKYINLSMLDNENIIVIDHPIFGYFAKNKEELNIKNYFISTNDLNKENSIFIKENRMFSKDENKVLESLLQISGKSLESNNFYNYFTEEVILDEIIKERIEKIIREIDIVFPKIRNTLPKFRNNLNLDSNTFLKKIVKENLKLKEEELKKYKDSLQRIKYELEIIENLGFADYFLIIWDLIKWAKEQGIFIGPGRGSVSGSLISYVLDITEVNPLKYDLYFERFLNPKRVSMPDIDIDIQDTRRDEVIKYLFNKYGEKNVALIATFQTLGAKMAFRDIARVKGISVSEVNEITKLFKNDISLEESYEAIPKIKAKINSNAKYLEVYNIAKQIEGLPRQHGTHAAGIVISNKEINNFVPTLYTENNLLETQFTMEHLENFGLLKIDLLGLKNLSVVKDILVLIKENLNLDIKFENVPTYNLKTNILLSQAKTNGIFQLESPGMKSTLLKVKVSSLDDVIAIISLFRPGPMENINVYAKRKSGLENISSISNEFDEIVKNTFGIIVYQEQIMKICQQISGMSFSDSDILRKAISKKNFNEIQPIKDKFFLGALSRGYDEQTAKNIFEKIEHFAEYGFNKAHAVAYAILAYKMAYLKTNYTLYFYSALLNNANGSHETIKKYVLEAKEMGYEIIAPDINNSTNNCVIDNNKIFLPLIMIKGLGTVATNKIIDIRKSEKFSSFFDFCLKMKLNNIGDSVIKILINSNTLREFGSPSFLLKQYNEILLSLDLVIDKENDEHKINTTIYEKLKENNLLFSSENNFIDKNEISLIQDNELNYLGMIFSKEKPNKYETDIKLENMHVDTQYVLPLRVISKKTIFDKNKNEMGILTLKDSSKTIDVFVFWKAWEKIKEIEVKKLYYFEIMKKNDKYYISKTLRELYE
- a CDS encoding Cof-type HAD-IIB family hydrolase, which translates into the protein MKTPIKKPNLLFLDLDGTLLDKGIGVWARMSEKNKNAVLKYSKDHPVVISTGRVFSNEVRNIALNINAEFVVCQNGSIILDKNFKELENSKISSDVVEIILKEVQDLKITFVANPGEIIYGRGVWNRVFSWFSHFEPKKYSDFFSKELNKILLISRSKKKIKKILNLLNTKFSNEVEAKVVGKNFAIEITKKGCSKGNAAKKIADLLNIDLSNSMHIGDSMNDSSTKNIVGNLIALKSGSKRLREIADTVGPRKRRGGVAKILNSFK
- a CDS encoding ZIP family metal transporter — encoded protein: MFPFKSQNFNGNIDLAILVNLIIYISILLVIPISIVLLIAKIKPTIKKSTNIYLYALSAGMLLIIGTVGFLRESYEVLERNIHEQAYLADFLEANELNEQFLVLLIVGSGSFIGISSIFVVRYFFVRFFGVSESHQNHDEHGHHDHIVNFADIDNPKSAWLAILLLLSHRTIDGFILGATVAKMSSGEPLNIGLIVTFNIHIIIEILIVYYRQVQYGQTIKKAVIYNLITTLLLVPIMTIGAFINRFLNSVWWLLPLINSSGGSILTFVVVIELTPEFIHLRNRTKKEWYLALIAFAIGIIMTLMLLAFHSHS